The following is a genomic window from Solanum lycopersicum chromosome 6, SLM_r2.1.
GAATTCGAGACctcttgaaaaagaaagaaatatttatcaCTCTAGCATGAGCCTGTCCAGCAAATATAGCTTTAATATAAAGTAAAGTATCTTAATTATGGAAAATGATGTGGCTATAAAGCAGGTGGGAAATTAAAGAAGAGGAGGCTACTTGTGGGGCTAAAAGACCTATGCCAATATGAATGAAAGGTCTATTATCATTTGCTATAAATGCaagatttttgtaaaaaattaataatcatcCAGTTGTTATAAGAAGATACAAGAACTAGTCTCGATTGAGTTGGTTATTTTGCACCACATTTCCACATAATTGCCTATAAACAGTTTGATAAAAGGTAACACTTAAAAAGAGTgtgaaacaacaaaaaaaaaaatagctgTCAGTCGAGTGATAACACCTATCCTTCAAACCGCTCAACCAAAACTTGTGTAAATAGACTTTAAAATAGATCATATACAAATATGGTACAGCGAATAAAGTTTTTCTTTCGGAAATTTTGATTTGAGCCCTGAAAACACTTTTGTAAACGAGCGCTACGTAGAAATACCAAACAAACAAATGTATCtcgtaattaaaaaaataaaatagtgttGCTGATTATATACAATAAATGCTTAGGTATGAAAATGATAGAAAGCGTTTCCGCCGAACGAGCCCTAAAAGATATCATTCGTAATCCAAAAGATAAAATAGTGTTGCTGATGGTATACATACAATAAATGCTTAGGTGTCCAAGAAGTAGCTCTTAGTCATCTATCAAATTAATGAGGGACGCAAGTGGGTGAACCCCCAAAGTCTGTTACCAAATATGGTAAAACAATCAAGTCCTCTACGCAACACTTcacttatatattattattattatttgcagAAGTGAACACTGTACTTGTGATTTTATACGTAGGTATTGTGTTTGATGTACATACCTCACTTTCTTTTTGGCTAAATTGGCCTTTCTTTTTGTCTTATTTGTGCGCATATCACTTGCTATTTCCAACCTGCAAAGCTAAGTCAATGAGAAGCCATCACCTTAAATGGTTGTTTGGTTAGGACCAAGGATATCCTTAGATTATAATCTCTATCCTAGTTTAATTACTATCAATGATCAAGCACAGATGCTTAGTCTGAATAATAAAGGAATAGATTTTCTAGTCTTAGTTAAATTACGCTCTGCACTATTAATAGTAGAGGCGTTGCTAGCTCTTTTctagtgaaaaatatttgagtttatgaataaaatatttttcaaacatgATTTTCGCTCATTGCATTGACGGCAAGACCACCCTCCTTGGTGCAAGTCTTTCTTTTTCTCACCACTTTTCTCAAGTTAATTAATTCATATCTAGATTTCAACTCATCAGTCAGTCAAATACACCTATCACGGTCAATTGGCTTTACTTATTTCtttcaaagatttgatttttctcACTTCCTCCATCTTCctcttatatattttctttcttcaacTAGGCTGAAAATTccacaaacaagaggaaaattAGCTATTCTTGATAGTGGGGTAGAAGCTTCTGCTTTCCGTTGCTATTTCTCACACTATTTATAGGTGCAAGGAAGACTCTGATGGAGGGGAAAGCAGAGGTAGTAACAATGAAGCCAAATACTGATGAGCTTCTTTCTAAACAAATAATGAAGCAGGATGCAGCAGcaacagaaaaagaagaaattcaaatgCGATGTGACGACGTAATGAAGCCAAATAATGATAAACTTCTCTCTAAACAAAGAATGAAGCAGGAAGCAGTAGCAACAGAAAAAGAAGGAATTCAAATGCAATGCGACGACACAATTACAGATCAAGAGATGAATAAAATTGAACTAATGAGGGCTCTTGTTGAAAAACAAGATCCTTCTTCCAAGGTATTATACGATTTTCTGCAGCCTTGCAGCATTTCTCTCCCTTTCTAACTATAAAaagcaatattttttaatcaaagtaGAATAATTTCCATGTACCTTGTTTGCAGGAAATAGACGACTATGCCTTGAGAAGGTTTCTTCGAGCTCGTGATCTAGACATAGAGAAATCTGCAGCAATGTTCTTGAAATACCTTAAGTGGAGACAAAGTTTTGTACCAAAAGGGTCCATTTTGGTGAGTGAGATACCAAACGAGATTGCACAGAACAAGATGTTCATGCAAGGTGTAGACAAACAGGGTTGTCCTATTGCTGTAGTTTTTGGTGGCAGGCATATTCAAAACAAATTAGGAGGTGTTGAAGAGTTCAAACGTATGActtccttttttccttttcaccACCTAATTTCACATAGCCTACTGCATCACGGTCAGTGAAACTGGCTTTGGAATCAGTCAATTTCTCACATCCAAGTCTTTCTTTGATTCCTCAGGTTTTATAGTCTTTGCTCTGGACAAATTGTGTGCAAGGTACAACATTTAGAATAATAGTAGCAGCTTTATTCCTCTCCTTTTTAACTTTCTCAAAATAAGCTGAAAACATGAGCAACAAACTCCACCATGGACAGAAAACctgtttttaatttaaaaaaaaaataaaattattttgagtattgaAATGTAACTAAAAAGGGCAGAATAAATATAGAGGATAAAAACAGCTCATCATTTGGACGACAAATTATGGAGTTTTACTTATGAAACAGGACCTCACCAGGAAGAGAGAAGTTCACAATAATCGGAGATCTCCAAAATTTTGGCTATTGTAACAGTGATGTTCGTGCCTATCTTGCGGCCCTATCCATCGTGCAGGTTTAATCACCAATACTGTCTAGTCATTCATATAGAGGCTTACCCAACTTTTATCCATAATCTAAGAGACATCTATTTTGCAGGATTGCTACCCGGAAAGACTAGGCAAAGTACTTCTTGTTCATGTTCCTTACATATTTTGCACATTATGGAAGATTTTGTATCCTTTCATAGACAACCACACCAAGAAAAAGGTGAGGTTCTAAAATAATTGTGTTTCACATAAAAGATGGATGAATCAGTTCCGGAGTTCAGTCATACTTGCAGTTGATGTCGAGGATAACTTTGTGAGAAACTTGATTACAACTTCTATTACATCATCCTCACCAAACTATTTTCAATCTTCACAGATCATGTTTGTGGAAAACAAACGGCTGACAGCAACCTTACTTCAAGATATTGATGAAAGCCAGCTTCCGGAGACTTACGGAGGCAAAATGCAATTAGTTCCTATACAGGACGCCTAGGCAAGTAATTGCCCTACAAGCTTCAACTGTATCAAGTTGACAGTGCTTTATTTTTAATAGCTTTGAGGAAAAACATTAAATAGCAAATATACATCTATATCCATTACTAAACATTCAGCTTTTACATGGAGTAGAaaataaatgacatattttcCACCTGATCTGCTAGTTTGATGTTCTTCTTGATGAATCCAGCTTCCATTGCTATCTATCATTTTGATATGACAAACTGGATGACGTTCAATCTTGATTCTGCAACAAGTGAAAAAGAGTTGTACAGATTTCAATCAAATCCGTTTTATATTTTGTAGCTCTTAAACATGTCATTGTTTCCTTTGCTTTTCTTTTGAAGCAAGATACAGACAGATACACTATTATATAACGAAATTTAGTAGATGAGTTGGTTTGAATATGTCCAAATCCAGCAATGCAGAACCACCTATTATTGGAGAGGCCTACAATGAAATCGCTGTATCATTTGAATGTGGACTTGCATTCTGGAAACAATATCTCTAATAAAAGATGAATATAATTCTACTTCTCACATACAATAAGCATGAATCAACTGATATGTGTATGTGTATGTATTTATATGGCTAAGTTCCAACTAAAGTGAAGCTTAAGAAGATTGAGACACCACTGCAGAAAAAGTTTACTTCACAATCCAAAATGTTGTAACTACCCTTGACACGTCAAAAACTATAGCTGCAAATTCAATTCAACAGTTACTTGAATGTGTCCTTTCTCTAAAAAGTAATCTTTTTCATATAACTACTGAATGTTTTCTCTGGAGCAACAAAAGCCACTATCCTACCTTGTCCAAGTAACTCATACGGTCAAAACTACTGCACTACCTGCACTGAAGCTACTGCTACTATCTAAATTATATGAACTACTGGTCACTTGAGGCCATTGCTTCCTTTTTTCGGTGACCAACTCAAGTCTGCTGTTTTCTTGAGGAAATCTGTACTTTTTTTCGCATTAGTTTGTCCAAGTAGCCAATCTAATCCAGTTTCCATACAAGGAGAAAGACTCAAACagttgaaaaaaagttactcATAAAAGATTCAAACAATTATACAACAACAGGATATTCAGGAAAGAGAGAGTTTCATACCTCAAAGACCAGTAAATAAACTTAAGAACTCGCCTGGATGTAATATTCAGCGAGTTCTTCCACAGACAGGGATATCTTATCTCAAAACTTGGAGCTGCAGCATATGGAAATATACCATTTGACACTGATTGTAACCAGATGCACTTTACTCAACTATACAATGCTAGAAACAGGCAAGATAAGAGCCACAAAAATCTTTGAGACATCCGCTATAACATGTCTTGAAAACCATTATATGATATCTACTTAAGCTTCAATTACCAAACACAATTGGAACTTCAAAGAAATGCTACCAGTAATCCCCACAACTACAATAACCATCTGCAAAGTGATGAAAGCGGATCCTGTCCCTCACAATGATCTCCCTATTCAACAGCTTTGCTACCATTTTCATCCAAGAATGGCAATCTGGACAAGTACGAAGATTTTTCgaaacttgaatatgagtgcCAGGACTAGATTTTAAGATCCCATAGGCTAATGCCAATTTTTCACTGTGGTAGCTCAAGTTTTCCTCCTTTTCCTCATCAGAAATATCCATCAAAACCAACTCAGTCGTGGAACTAAATCCTTCCAATTTGGTTTGATgaattaatttcttcaaagttttaTATATTAGTTCAGCTTCAGGGTGTGACCGGTCACCTGCCTTGAACTGGTGAACGACATTACCCACTTCAACCCAACTTTTCCCACTATTTTTACGAACTCCTTTCCATTTCATCAGACATCTAACTTTCTCTGCATTATCCCATTTCTTAGTAGAACAATAAATGTTTGACAGTAAGACATAATCACCGCTGCCAAGATGAGATATTTTTGTGCTAGCAACTTCCCCCATCTCAGAATTTTTGTGAATTCTACAAGCACTGAGAAATGTCCTCCACATAATTGCATCAGGCTCTATTGGCATTTCCTTGATTACTGTATAAGCTTCATCAAGCAGTCCAGCTCTGCCTAGTAGATCAACCATTGTTCCATAATGCTCAAGTTGTGGTTGAATCAAATATAGACTTTTCATTAGTTGAAAATACTTTTGACCCTCTTCAACCAAGCCACAGTGACTACATGCTGTTAGAAGTCCAATGAAAGTAATACTATCAGGTGAAACATTTTCTGGCTCCATCAGTGAGAAAATCTCAATTGCATCTAAAGCAAGACCATGGATTCCTAATCCATTAATCATAGCATTCCAGACAGAGACATTTGTACGCTCAACACTATCAAATATTCCTCTAGCTATCTCAATTCTTCCACATTTTGAGTACATATCAATCAAAGCAGAAGAAAGAATGTAATTTAGTTCAATCCTTCTCTCAGTCATTAAGTGATGTACCCACTTAGCGTGATCAATGGCTCCAAGTCTAGCACATGCTGTAATGATAGATGCAAAAGTATATCCATCTGGTTCAACATTAGACCTCAACATCTTTCTGAAGACACTGAGTGCCTCCTTACACAAGTCATTTTTGACATAACCTCCAATTAGTGAGTTCCAAGTAACCAAATCCCGGAGTGGAACTTCATTAAATATCATCTTGGCAACATCAACTGTCCCCATCTTCATAAATCTAGAAATCATTAAATTAGCAGAGACAGCATCAAAATACTCAGTAGGAATTTCAACAAGCAGCTGACGAGCAAGATTGAGTCTATCGCAAGATGCATATGTCACTACCATCAAAGAAATAAGAGAAGGATACACTCCATAACCAAGTTTAATAATATTAGCATGTGCACCAGCTGTAGTTCTCAAATTTGGTGACATCTTACATGCTTCAAGAATGCATAATAGTCTGTGATAATCTGCAAGATatcatgaaataaaaaagtaacCTTTAAGCATAAAGTTTTGATTTTAGAACAGAAATAGCCAGTTACCAAAAGGAAGGAaacaaaagatatttttttctatttacatTTTAGAATCAAGCTAGTAAAAAGGGAAGAAAGATGACTCTGAATTATCTATTTGTTTTCATAACATTATTCATATAAATTAAGATGCATACAACAACATACACGGTATAGTCTAACAAAGCGGAGTCTCCAGAGGGAAAACCTTACCCCTAACTTAGCGGTCCAAAGCAATCGAAGAAACACGCAAAGAAGCAATTTTGCTAGTGATTAGACTATTAAAAAgttagtaaaaatatataagaaagtTATTCAACCTTGTGAATAATGAGATTCTGTTGGAGATAATGAGAGGTGTAGCCCTGTGCTTAAAGTAGCGCTGAGATTCTGAAGCCACGGAGAAaataaggaagaagaagagtaaTAGCAATAAAGTCTCCTCCGACTGCCGGCAATCCTGAACATCCTTTCAGCCTTTAAATTCCCTTCTATTTCATTCGCACAAGTTCATTTTAGTACTGCAATTTCTCCATTGAAGAGAATTTCAAGATTGCCACTACTGGTGTTGCATCTCCATTCCCGGAGACCATGATTGGGCCGGAGAGTCTGAAAGAGGCCCATGCTTATTTTCGGGATTCTAAAGGATCATTTGCACTTTTATCCCTCTTATGTGTTGGTGCAAAAGCTATTTTACGctatttcattttcatattttgaaggtGAAATAGTCCGGTATACTcttattgttattgtatttgtattgtattattactatatttataATGTTTGGTTTAATTGTTATTcaaaatgtattatattgtattgttaaatttcattgttaggtaataataaagaattttattttatggaaTAATTAATTTGGTGTGTTCTCttacttaatttctttcttgaattatatctttatataatatatcaaaatacaaaatgtaccctttactttaattatttaaatgtagTCAAACCTCTTAcctagaataattaaggatattttaataaaattataaattacaataaagttcgatacaatcaaaccaaataattaaatgttattaaacaacaacaaacagtACAGTTAGCCAAATattgtatctaccatacaatacaatacattatgaaacagcgggtaacaatgatccaaacaaagtgttatACTTGTATCAATTTGTATTCTGAACTTCTATTTACCTCTTTGTTATCTGGATTCATTtaataaaacacaatttatcAAATCTCTCTGACCATCGATCTCTTTTAAGATGATTGAATTGACGGAAGTGTGTGATTTTACACACCTTGAAGCGAGTGAgtacatatttttgttttaaaataaaataaaataaagtctcCATCTTGTTCacccatttttttaattattattgaaaCAATgtattattgattggtatgaaaAGCTCaattaatgtataaatttgaGTTCAGTCAAACATCATAACCAGATTACAGAAGCAGAATAGTGTATTGGACAACAAAGTCGAATCAATAGCTTTGCATTTGCTATTTTCCAGATCTGTACGCTTCAAAATCACGCATAGGTACCAACAAAAGAGTGTAATTCACCATCACCGACATCATCCTCTTCCAGAAACAAACCCTCTGTAAAAGTTGCATGCAAAAATATCAACACAATCCATACAACAATTGACACCAACACATTCAACCAAACATGAATACAATCATCCCTTAGTTGACTCGAAAGTAGCTGAGATTTCGGTTGAACCTATATGCGAAATCGCTGACAGAAATAGGTATAGGAAGACGAATGGATCTATAACTCTCTCCATGGACGACGAGGAGCATACGAGGTTAGTGTACCGGATCTAACCCGACTGAAAGAGGCTTCTTCACCCATCTTAACCTTCATTTTCAACCATCTTCATGCCTGActccttcttttctttctatacTTTTGTTATTGTCTTTAAGAGATCTTGGCATTAACCCCCTTGAGTCCATTGATTCGCCCGCAGAAGGAGAAGTCAACGGTGGCGGTGCTCGTCGGCCAGATCGAGGTACGGCAGCGGGTTATGTTGATCGTTTTGTGATGGTTGAAGGAGAAGGAAAGCTTCTCGAGTGCCATGTGCTATATACatccttcatcttcttcattattttacTGATGAAGATCACCCAGAAATAAAGGAGAGAAAGAAATACAGGGGAAAGTCATAACGACAAAGCTACAAAAGTGAAACCACATAATCAAACCTTTACATGCGATAACAattgtacaaaaaaataaaggaaataaccCAAATTTGAAAATTCAACCATCTAGTGAAATACTTTTTTTAGCTGTTTTAAGTTGGGAACGAGGGAGAAGATGgagtttcaatattttattttaagaaataaatataaatttaaatgtttttatttttattaaatattatttaaaaaatagttgaTAAAGATATTATGACATGTCATTGATGTAAGTGATATGAatttgacatgtcatcattttAAGGAGAGTGAACTACACATGATAAAATGGAtttaaaaaccttatttttgaTTGAATTTAAGGGTCCAAATGATAAGCTAAGTAGAAAGATCCAGAATACAAATCGATACAAGGTACAAGAGTCCACCAGATCATTTTGCCTATTTTGAATCATAAtgtataaattaagaaaaaatgacagaaatttCATCTTTAAGTTatcttattatcattattccCTATTAGTTTTACAGATCCCCAAAATTCCTCATTTTCACGCAATAGAATaatgtatcagtacatcaaattaatgtatctcgcgcatcagattagtgtatcatgtataaaatgtacatcagattaatgtatcatgtataaaatgtaatgtatcttacttaacaggtaatgtatctcgcgcatcaaattaatgtatcaacgattatattattgtattagtTTGAAGaatttctataattataaactaataagggacaaatgataattttaccATAAAAGTATGTAATTTTGATCCTTTGACCATAAATTAATTGAGCATAcgaaaagtaatttttttttttttttttgtatcttttgatttgtcaaaatagacTACTTAAAAAAAGGTCCAAATAGGCTACCGGGTTCAATTGCTTCACGTTAGAGAAATGGGCCCTATTTATTGAGAGCTATTGGGCTTCATGGAATACTTCTTGGCCCATCAATAAATAGATAACCAAACGGCTTCAACTCCGAAATCTAAAAGAGGCTGGCTTATTTCACAAGTCACCAGTTTGTGTAAAAaggcttttttttttccttctccttCCAGAGCTCAAAGTGATTCTTCTTTCTTCGTGTGCATCCCAACCTTCTCCGGCTACCCTAAAGTCACCGTTGCCTGAACGCAGGTTTAGTTTTAATTCTCTCGTTACTGTAATTTTCTTATCTCCTGCAACAAGTTTGAATTTCACACTATGCAAATTGGTGTACCGATTCATTCTGATTCCTGTTATGTAATGTTTTTTAACTGCTGCAACTCTTTATTTAGCTGTATGTTGGTAAAAATCCCATATTTTAGGTAGGAAACGAAGTTGCTACCGTGAAGTATTCAACGATTATTTGGCAACCATAGTAATTTAGCTGCCTGCCAGTAGGTAGTTCTAGTTTTATTCTGAAAAAGGGAGTAGGTATCTCTATTCTGGTAAGCTATTTTTATGTTGCTTtttgttttgttcatttttgtatttgtgttattagttttttaaaaaaatttaaggaagACAAAAATTGCATGTTTGGTACCTAGTTTTAGGGAACGTGCGTGGGCTTAATACCTAATTTTAACATTTACATCTGGTTGTAATGTTGAAAGCTTTCGAAGGGAGAAATTCATGCCTTTTGAGGATGttagtttttttaggtttaaagCCTGTTTTTGCCCGTTTTATTGTGAATACAACTCATCAATTGGCATCAAattttttgtatgttataataagaaaagaagaggTACAGACGTTAGAAAACTACGTTGCCAAGAATGTGGTGATTTTGCCTAGTGAGAACTGTTTCCAGCAGGTTATTCTAGTTTTCTTTCTCAGTGGACAATAGCAAAAtagtttcttttattattttcaaatagtaCAATCGTATATGTACAGTGAAACAATGAAAGTAGTAGCAGcgtgtatttcatatttcatgcTTTTAACCTCTTTAAATGTAGATATAAACTGATTTTCCTGTTTGCAtactatattttgtttttacacTGATTTATTCAAAGATGCTTGGTCTTATTGTAGGTTATTCAAATTTTGTTAGAGTGCTGCTACAACAGTTTGGATACTTATATTTCTGATTTCCGTAATGGTAAGTACAATATCAAACTTCCCTCCAATATTCTCCTTCAGATTATCGTGTCTAACTTGCCCTATCTATTTTCTAACCACTTGTTTGAATTCTATTAatagtttgtttaaaatttcCTACGTGAAGTGAGTTTTTCTTTTGGGGAATCTTGAAGCTGATTGTCTGACttgattcatttttctttctttctcgaTTTGGATGGAATCTggaaatttagtaaaaatagaaaCATCAAAAAATGCATGTGGTGGAAGTTgctacatattattttattttattgggtGGTGGTGGAGGAGATAGAAGACTCTTGGCTTTATGGTGCGGTTGGTACCAGACGACTTCACACAATCTTTACTTATGTTTCTTGAAACAGAAAGGAAGAAGGACAAacattagaaatcatattgaAGCTCAGCTCAGCTCAGTGTTCTCGACATATAATTAGTAGCAAATAAAAACGGAATGGTTGGATGACTAAGCATGTCACTTCACATTTTAAGATACTGAAATTGATTGTAAGAAAATAATTGAGATGAAGATTGAAGAGGTGAAAGAGATACACCTATATATGATGAAGGAGACTGTAGGTTTCTTTGATTTGTAAAGAGGTTTTGCATTTGCCTTAACATTCTATATTTTTGTAGTATTACCACCACCAAGTATGCCTTAGTCCATTGTTAGTAAGTCAGGGATAAAGTCCTCATGGATAAGCGTTTGCCATTTAAAATCATCTCAGGCTAACATTTTGTCAGTATTAGCAAATTCCCTGTTAACTTTAGGAAATCCCAACCTTAATTTACAACTTATGTAAACAAGTCATGGTTTCTAGTGGACATGTTTAACCTAAGCCCAAAACTTCTTTACTATGTATATTGGTTGCATTGTTTTTTGCCTATAACATTGATAAATTCTACCCTGAACGCAATGTGCTCATGCTGGTAAGAGGAGTTAGAACACGTATAGTGATGGTGAAATAAGTTTAGGGTGCTGGACTCTTGACTTGATTTGGTGCTTAAATTGAGTGTTGCTGACATGATTTGAGGCTGTCAGCAAATTTGCTGATAATACTCAGCCAAATGTTTGTAGCATTTTCTTTTGGCATGAAATGATGTGTTATTCTGGCTCAGAGTGTTGATGCCAATCTTCCATCAAGGAGGAGATCTTGATTCAGTTTGCTAATGCATGAGTTCTTCTGAGTTCTGAATACCAAAATAGGAACTCTGATTGTTCTTTgccttttattttcatttcattttcatctttCTGGTTTGTTGATTTATTTAGGTAAATGACATGATCAACCTCCCTTAACAGAATGAAATGAAAGGTTAATTGGATGGATTCGCCTGAGCTTTAGGTAGACAGGATTGTAGTGCGTacatgcagaaaatttaaatgtATAGACTTGGTCTTCCGGGATAGAAATGTAGcttatagaaataaaataagatgaTAAAAAGGAGTGAAATGATCCATGCCATGGGAAATACCCCACC
Proteins encoded in this region:
- the LOC101251192 gene encoding uncharacterized protein, producing the protein MEGKAEVVTMKPNTDELLSKQIMKQDAAATEKEEIQMRCDDVMKPNNDKLLSKQRMKQEAVATEKEGIQMQCDDTITDQEMNKIELMRALVEKQDPSSKEIDDYALRRFLRARDLDIEKSAAMFLKYLKWRQSFVPKGSILVSEIPNEIAQNKMFMQGVDKQGCPIAVVFGGRHIQNKLGGVEEFKRFIVFALDKLCARTSPGREKFTIIGDLQNFGYCNSDVRAYLAALSIVQDCYPERLGKVLLVHVPYIFCTLWKILYPFIDNHTKKKIMFVENKRLTATLLQDIDESQLPETYGGKMQLVPIQDA
- the LOC101249092 gene encoding pentatricopeptide repeat-containing protein At5g50990; translated protein: MFRIAGSRRRLYCYYSSSSLFSPWLQNLSATLSTGLHLSLSPTESHYSQDYHRLLCILEACKMSPNLRTTAGAHANIIKLGYGVYPSLISLMVVTYASCDRLNLARQLLVEIPTEYFDAVSANLMISRFMKMGTVDVAKMIFNEVPLRDLVTWNSLIGGYVKNDLCKEALSVFRKMLRSNVEPDGYTFASIITACARLGAIDHAKWVHHLMTERRIELNYILSSALIDMYSKCGRIEIARGIFDSVERTNVSVWNAMINGLGIHGLALDAIEIFSLMEPENVSPDSITFIGLLTACSHCGLVEEGQKYFQLMKSLYLIQPQLEHYGTMVDLLGRAGLLDEAYTVIKEMPIEPDAIMWRTFLSACRIHKNSEMGEVASTKISHLGSGDYVLLSNIYCSTKKWDNAEKVRCLMKWKGVRKNSGKSWVEVGNVVHQFKAGDRSHPEAELIYKTLKKLIHQTKLEGFSSTTELVLMDISDEEKEENLSYHSEKLALAYGILKSSPGTHIQVSKNLRTCPDCHSWMKMVAKLLNREIIVRDRIRFHHFADGYCSCGDYW